A region from the Curtobacterium sp. MCBA15_012 genome encodes:
- a CDS encoding ABC transporter substrate-binding protein yields the protein MTNTRARVRLASVAGLAAVGLVLTGCSAGGSSGSGDASNGQDSRGPITYVQGKDNSNVVRPLIEKWNAAHPDEKVTFKEQSDQADQQHDDLVQHFQAKDENYDVVDVDVVWTAEFAAKGWLTPLTGKMKIDTSKLLPSTVKTATYNDTLYAAPQTSDGALLYYRKDLVPTPPTTWAEMMQDCSIAKEKGIGCYAGQFAKYEGLTVNASEAINGSGGSVLDKSGKPDVDTSDAKAGLQNLVDAFKDGNIPAEAITYQEEQGRQAFEDGKLLFLRNWPYVYNLAKTDGSSTVKDTFGVAPIPGKDGTGASTLGGHNAAISVYSKHKATAHDFLEFLESDETQKFFATQGSLAPVVGDLYTDEELTSKLPYLPTLLKSIESAEPRPVTPFYPAVTKAIQDNSYAALKGSKSVDEAVKDMQAALKTATDGSN from the coding sequence GTGACCAACACTCGCGCCAGGGTGCGCCTGGCCTCCGTCGCCGGGCTCGCCGCCGTCGGCCTCGTGCTCACCGGCTGCTCGGCGGGCGGATCGTCCGGATCGGGCGACGCCTCGAACGGTCAGGACAGCCGCGGACCGATCACGTACGTGCAGGGCAAGGACAACTCGAACGTCGTGCGCCCGCTGATCGAGAAGTGGAACGCCGCCCACCCGGACGAGAAGGTGACCTTCAAGGAGCAGTCCGACCAGGCCGACCAGCAGCACGACGACCTCGTGCAGCACTTCCAGGCCAAGGACGAGAACTACGACGTGGTCGACGTCGACGTCGTCTGGACCGCCGAGTTCGCCGCGAAGGGCTGGCTCACGCCGCTCACCGGCAAGATGAAGATCGACACGTCGAAGCTCCTGCCGTCGACGGTGAAGACCGCGACGTACAACGACACGCTCTACGCCGCCCCGCAGACCTCCGACGGCGCGCTCCTGTACTACCGCAAGGACCTCGTGCCGACGCCCCCGACCACCTGGGCCGAGATGATGCAGGACTGCTCGATCGCGAAGGAGAAGGGCATCGGCTGCTACGCCGGCCAGTTCGCGAAGTACGAGGGCCTGACCGTGAACGCCTCCGAGGCGATCAACGGCTCGGGCGGCTCGGTGCTCGACAAGAGCGGCAAGCCCGACGTCGACACCAGCGACGCGAAGGCCGGCCTGCAGAACCTCGTCGACGCGTTCAAGGACGGCAACATCCCGGCCGAGGCGATCACCTACCAGGAGGAGCAGGGCCGCCAGGCGTTCGAGGACGGCAAGCTGCTGTTCCTGCGCAACTGGCCGTACGTCTACAACCTCGCCAAGACCGACGGGTCGAGCACGGTGAAGGACACCTTCGGCGTCGCCCCGATCCCGGGCAAGGACGGCACGGGCGCCTCGACGCTCGGCGGGCACAACGCGGCGATCAGCGTGTACTCGAAGCACAAGGCGACCGCGCACGACTTCCTCGAGTTCCTGGAGTCGGACGAGACGCAGAAGTTCTTCGCGACGCAGGGCTCGCTCGCCCCGGTCGTCGGTGACCTGTACACCGACGAGGAGCTGACCAGCAAGCTGCCCTACCTGCCGACGCTGCTCAAGTCGATCGAGTCGGCCGAGCCGCGCCCGGTGACGCCGTTCTACCCGGCCGTCACCAAGGCGATCCAGGACAACAGCTACGCCGCGCTCAAGGGATCGAAGAGCGTCGACGAAGCGGTCAAGGACATGCAGGCGGCACTGAAGACCGCCACCGACGGCAGCAACTAG
- a CDS encoding glycosyltransferase, which yields MALLTPVSVPGPRRVVSVDLDAPLPELVAGADGSSALVVGYRDGHPVTTLEVLLTDDPADAERALAPLRAVGSPVGADDAPVPDDQLPMISIVVSTVVARVEDLGKLLDVLEHLDYPRHEVVLVDNRVRLPEVDELPGLLAGRDVRLVVERRPGCSAGRNAGVAAARGEVIAFTDDDVRVDPQWLRMIGSRYVREPELDAVTGMILPVELETPAQIWYEAYYGGFSGERTFEPVTIVPDDVPGAMRNARVSAVAPDGTVRKHFAVYGIGGYGAGANWSVRRSSFDAVGGFDNTLGAGVPARGGEDLAIFIDLLWGGGRIGFEPKAVVHHRHRRDLDGLHHQLHSNGVGFTALMCALVAKDRRHLVALARLMPVAVKIKGKQLVSRLAGKRDAAPETLTEASTTRIPRSLAFHEFRGFPAGPAAYLRSRRFWRDVEQGRFRP from the coding sequence ATGGCCCTGCTCACCCCTGTGTCCGTCCCCGGCCCGCGCCGTGTCGTCAGCGTCGACCTCGACGCTCCGCTCCCGGAGCTCGTCGCGGGTGCGGACGGTTCCTCGGCGCTCGTCGTCGGGTACCGCGACGGGCACCCGGTGACCACGCTCGAGGTCCTGCTCACCGACGACCCGGCCGACGCCGAGCGTGCCCTCGCGCCGCTCCGCGCCGTGGGCAGCCCCGTGGGTGCCGACGACGCCCCCGTCCCGGACGACCAGCTGCCGATGATCTCGATCGTGGTGTCGACCGTCGTCGCCCGCGTCGAGGACCTCGGCAAGCTGCTCGACGTGCTCGAGCACCTCGACTACCCGCGGCACGAGGTCGTCCTCGTCGACAACCGCGTGCGGCTGCCCGAGGTCGACGAGCTCCCCGGGCTGCTCGCCGGGCGGGACGTCCGACTCGTCGTCGAGCGCCGCCCCGGCTGCTCGGCCGGTCGCAACGCCGGCGTCGCGGCCGCGCGTGGCGAGGTCATCGCGTTCACCGACGACGACGTCCGGGTCGACCCGCAGTGGCTCCGGATGATCGGGTCGCGGTACGTCCGCGAGCCCGAGCTCGACGCGGTGACCGGCATGATCCTCCCGGTCGAGCTCGAGACCCCCGCGCAGATCTGGTACGAGGCGTACTACGGCGGCTTCAGCGGCGAGCGCACCTTCGAGCCCGTGACGATCGTCCCCGACGACGTCCCCGGTGCGATGCGCAACGCCCGGGTCTCCGCGGTGGCCCCCGACGGCACGGTGCGCAAGCACTTCGCGGTGTACGGCATCGGCGGGTACGGGGCCGGTGCGAACTGGTCGGTCCGGCGCTCGTCGTTCGACGCGGTCGGCGGCTTCGACAACACGCTCGGCGCCGGGGTCCCGGCCCGCGGCGGCGAGGACCTGGCGATCTTCATCGACCTGCTGTGGGGCGGCGGGCGCATCGGCTTCGAGCCGAAGGCCGTCGTGCACCACCGCCACCGTCGTGACCTCGACGGGCTGCACCACCAGCTGCACTCGAACGGCGTCGGCTTCACCGCGCTCATGTGCGCGCTCGTGGCGAAGGACCGCCGGCACCTCGTCGCGCTGGCCCGCCTGATGCCCGTCGCCGTGAAGATCAAGGGCAAGCAGCTCGTGTCCCGGCTGGCGGGGAAGCGCGACGCGGCGCCGGAGACGCTCACCGAGGCGTCGACGACGCGCATCCCGCGCTCCCTGGCGTTCCACGAGTTCCGTGGCTTCCCGGCCGGGCCCGCGGCGTACCTGCGCAGCCGGCGCTTCTGGCGCGACGTCGAGCAGGGTCGCTTCCGCCCGTAG
- a CDS encoding glycosyltransferase family 2 protein: MTDTSATSTRVLTLAPAMPSPDRPTWSGAAWVGAVDRAEALAADAVALAGAAGFRRARLLVRDGLEVAGFVDVAVDADGDLDPAELGPALRAVRATGLPAAPTGTPVGRVSVVIGTRDRPEDVRRCVRSVLASAYDDLEVLVVDNAPSSTATRDVVAAVGDPRVRYVLEARPGVSRARNAGLALATGEVVAFVDDDVVVDRDWASALAAAYARDADVVCVTGLVPSGELRTPTQRYFDERVTWARNTDRRVFRTASPPADLPLFPFSVGAFGTGANMSLRRDAGLALGGFDVALGPGTPTRAGEDPDLFTRVLFSGGALAVEPSAVVWHRHRSDREALRAQALGYGTGLGAWVAKLVLRPRTAVAVLRRAVGALRQLGALGQGNRGGGAGGGGGGGGGGGAGGSGSAGGAGADQVTAAVAAIEAWPVDDDFRAAAAGLQRVELVAALGGPWRYLVSRARARR; this comes from the coding sequence ATGACCGACACCAGTGCGACCTCCACCCGCGTGCTCACGCTCGCGCCCGCGATGCCGTCGCCGGACCGACCGACCTGGTCGGGGGCCGCCTGGGTGGGTGCGGTCGACCGGGCCGAGGCGCTCGCCGCCGACGCCGTCGCGCTCGCCGGTGCGGCGGGGTTCCGTCGTGCGCGCCTCCTCGTGCGCGACGGGCTCGAGGTCGCCGGCTTCGTCGACGTCGCGGTCGACGCGGACGGGGACCTGGACCCGGCCGAGCTGGGACCGGCCCTGCGCGCGGTGCGTGCCACGGGCCTCCCGGCCGCCCCGACGGGCACGCCCGTCGGACGCGTGTCGGTCGTCATCGGCACCCGCGACCGTCCGGAGGACGTCCGCCGGTGCGTGCGCTCGGTCCTCGCCTCGGCGTACGACGACCTCGAGGTCCTCGTCGTCGACAACGCGCCCAGCTCGACCGCGACCCGCGACGTCGTGGCGGCCGTCGGTGATCCTCGGGTCCGGTACGTCCTGGAGGCCCGACCCGGCGTCTCGCGCGCACGGAACGCCGGTCTCGCCCTCGCCACCGGCGAGGTGGTCGCCTTCGTCGACGACGACGTGGTCGTCGACCGCGACTGGGCGTCGGCGCTCGCCGCGGCCTACGCCCGCGACGCCGACGTCGTCTGCGTGACGGGCCTCGTGCCGAGCGGCGAGCTCCGGACGCCGACGCAGCGCTACTTCGACGAGCGCGTCACCTGGGCGCGCAACACCGACCGCCGGGTGTTCCGCACCGCGAGCCCGCCGGCCGACCTGCCGCTGTTCCCGTTCTCGGTCGGGGCGTTCGGCACCGGCGCGAACATGTCGCTCCGCCGGGACGCCGGGCTCGCCCTCGGCGGGTTCGACGTCGCGCTCGGCCCCGGTACCCCGACCCGCGCGGGGGAGGACCCGGACCTGTTCACCCGCGTGCTGTTCTCGGGCGGGGCGCTCGCCGTCGAGCCGTCCGCCGTCGTCTGGCACCGGCACCGTTCCGACCGCGAGGCCCTGCGTGCGCAGGCGCTCGGGTACGGGACCGGGCTCGGTGCCTGGGTCGCGAAGCTCGTGCTCCGGCCGCGGACCGCGGTGGCGGTGCTCCGGCGGGCGGTCGGGGCGCTGCGGCAGCTCGGGGCGCTCGGGCAGGGGAACCGTGGCGGTGGTGCCGGTGGTGGCGGTGGTGGCGGTGGTGGCGGTGGTGCCGGTGGTTCCGGCAGTGCCGGTGGTGCCGGTGCGGACCAGGTGACGGCGGCGGTCGCGGCGATCGAGGCGTGGCCGGTGGACGACGACTTCCGCGCCGCGGCCGCGGGGCTGCAGCGGGTCGAGCTCGTCGCGGCGCTCGGTGGGCCGTGGCGGTACCTCGTGTCGCGGGCTCGCGCGCGGCGCTGA